DNA from Ruficoccus amylovorans:
GAGTGAAGGCGCAGCAGCCGTTCTTCGTTTACAATCTGCTGGAGGAACTGGATGCGCCGGGTGAGTGGTACCTCGACCGCAAGGCGGGTATGCTTTATTTGCTGCCGCCGGCGGGAGGGGCAATGGCGGGCGACATCGAACTGTCGGTGCTGTCGCAGCCGTTTGTGGAGTGCCTTGACGCTTCGTACATTACCTTTGAGGATATCGCGTTTGCTACCGCGCGCGGCGATGGCATTACCGTTCGCAACGGGCGTGAGGTAGTGATCTCGGGTTGTCGCTTCGAGCAGTTCGCCGGGCGGGCGGTGAATATTAACGGCGGCTCCGGGCATGCGGTACTTCGTAGTACGATTACCAATACCGGTGAGGGTGGCATCCTGCTGAACGCGGGGAGTCGCAAGACGCTGCAGCCTGCGGGTTTGCGGGCAGAGCACAACGAGATCACGCATTTCGCCCGTCTCAAGCGCACATATACGCCGGCAATTGATATCAAGGGTGTCGGCAACCGTGCGATTGCCAACCGCATCAGCGAGGGGCCTCACGTGGGCATTCGTTTCGACGGTAATGACCATGTGATCGAGGGGAACTCTATCTCGCGTGTCTGTCTTGAGGCGGACGACATGGGGGCGATCTACGCTGGGCGCGACACCAGTGGGCGCGGAACACTCATTCGCTACAACTATATTTTCGACATCCCATACCCGGACAATGTGTCAAAACCGATTGGCCGCCACGGAGTCTATTTGGACGACCAGTTCTCGGGGACTCGGATTGAGAACAACGTTTTCAGCGATATCTCGGGCCTCGTCGTTGTTATCAACGGTGGCCGTGACAATGCTGTGCTCAACAATACCTTTGTGATGACCAAGGACGAAAGCGAAAAGGCGCGTACGATGTCCCGCTTTGCCGCGGTGGCTATCTCCAATATCGGCATGGATGCCCGCCGCCATTCAACGGGGCGCAATGGCTTGCCGCCGATTGCCGACCCTGAGTTTTTGTCCACCCCGGCCTATGCGAAGTACCCGAACTTTGTGAATGTCGCCACTGACCAGCCTTCGAGGCCGAAGTACAACACCGTTGAGGGCAATACGGCGATCGGTATTCCGATGTTTTTCTTCCACAACTTCCGTCCGCAGGAACTGTCACTCGAAGAGGTGTTGCAGGACAACATCGTCCGAAACAACACGCAGATCGAACCCGGGCCGTAGTACGTCGGTTTCAGGTGCGCTTTACCGATAGGGCAATGGTCTTCGAGCGCGACCGCTCCGGCGGAGCTTTCTCGCGATCTGGTTGTGGCAATTGGGGGTGCTGGTCATGGCCTCGTTTTTGTGGAAGCCGAGAGAGGGGCAGAGGGAGCAATGTCGTTGTC
Protein-coding regions in this window:
- a CDS encoding right-handed parallel beta-helix repeat-containing protein; amino-acid sequence: MMDNCLITNSENPLRAVVVPGRGAARCVTAGKIGTLAALAAAFVFAGLAQTLSAAEPLRLYVSALASADGRQDGSAQKPFASLEAARDAIREHVSDSGYPAGGVIVEIAEGMYCVERGLQLGAEDSGRPGAPVVYRGMGNVRFSGGVTLQAEDLSPVTDSAVLARLPAEARGRVMQADLRALGVEADFDPMPLSGHSMDYVENVTGYRRGPAAIELFFGGRALPVARWPNDGYAVIASVVEQGSVPRNWQEDMVGRVNAAQEEVYVAPADRDNPPRGFAIRIDTDRPLRWAGATEAMLFGYWFYNWSDQTVEVGGIAADGTIRSVQPSAYGVKAQQPFFVYNLLEELDAPGEWYLDRKAGMLYLLPPAGGAMAGDIELSVLSQPFVECLDASYITFEDIAFATARGDGITVRNGREVVISGCRFEQFAGRAVNINGGSGHAVLRSTITNTGEGGILLNAGSRKTLQPAGLRAEHNEITHFARLKRTYTPAIDIKGVGNRAIANRISEGPHVGIRFDGNDHVIEGNSISRVCLEADDMGAIYAGRDTSGRGTLIRYNYIFDIPYPDNVSKPIGRHGVYLDDQFSGTRIENNVFSDISGLVVVINGGRDNAVLNNTFVMTKDESEKARTMSRFAAVAISNIGMDARRHSTGRNGLPPIADPEFLSTPAYAKYPNFVNVATDQPSRPKYNTVEGNTAIGIPMFFFHNFRPQELSLEEVLQDNIVRNNTQIEPGP